The proteins below are encoded in one region of Papilio machaon chromosome 27, ilPapMach1.1, whole genome shotgun sequence:
- the LOC106708030 gene encoding GPI mannosyltransferase 1 yields MNVIKDVINLPFSYHLIAGIAIRLGLIVYGDYHDNNYDVGYTDVDYKVFTDAARHVLAGKSPYARHTYRYSPIIAYLLIPNILLHKYFGKILFSVFDILLTIILKILVENQLKSKEGGRISNYCSYFWLYNPLSIAISTRGNADSVSCFFIILSIFFLQTDKVKGLIKYVLSGILLGISIHLRIYPLAFSFPMYLSLCEYKINRNTDLKTGFLALLPNKKQLFLAFSCIFTLIIITYTMFLKYGYEFLFETYIYHLFRKDTKHNFSVLFYYSYLTMDELIFDVVKHVSQILELFILFVLSLSFGCEAKTLPFALFCQSVILVAFNSVMTSQYFIWFLSLLPLVVHNLRLKPVVALSLSMIWFAAQGAWLFYAYLLEFKCREIFILIWLKGIVFFCANIFILVQLIKSYSPEYRFGIIDYPCGVKNK; encoded by the coding sequence atgaatgttaTAAAAGACGTCATCAATTTGCCATTCAGCTATCATTTGATAGCAGGAATTGCAATAAGATTAGGACTTATTGTCTATGGTGATTACCATGATAATAATTACGATGTTGGCTACACTGATGTAGACTATAAAGTTTTTACGGACGCTGCACGGCATGTTTTGGCGGGAAAATCTCCTTACGCGAGGCACACGTACAGATACAGCCCGATTATAGCTTACCTTTTGataccaaatattttattacacaaatattttggcAAAATCCTCTTTTCTGTCTTTGATATtcttttaactataattttgaAGATATTAGTTGAAAATCAATTGAAGTCGAAAGAAGGTGGGAGAATTTCTAAttattgttcatatttttggcTGTACAATCCATTGAGTATCGCCATTTCTACAAGAGGTAATGCTGATTCTGTGTCttgtttctttattatacTGTCGATATTTTTCTTGCAAACAGATAAGGTGAAgggtttaattaaatacgtcTTATCCGGGATATTATTAGGTATTTCAATACATTTACGAATATATCCATTAGCTTTCAGTTTTCCTATGTACCTTTCATTGtgtgaatacaaaataaatcgcAACACCGATCTAAAAACTGGATTTCTTGCACTATTgcctaataaaaaacaattatttttagccTTTAGTTGCATTTTCACATTGATTATAATAACttatacaatgtttttaaaatatggctATGAATTTCTATTCGAAacttatatttatcatttattcagAAAGGATAcgaaacataatttttctgttcttttttattactccTATCTAACAATGGATGAATTGATATTCGACGTGGTGAAACATGTTTCACAAATATtagagttatttatattattcgtGTTAAGTTTATCTTTTGGCTGTGAAGCGAAAACTTTGCCGTTCGCTTTGTTCTGTCAATCTGTTATTTTGGTCGCGTTTAATAGtgtgatgacgtcacaatacTTTATTTGGTTCCTGTCACTTTTGCCATTGGTTGTCCATAATCTTCGATTGAAACCAGTTGTAGCTTTATCGTTGTCTATGATATGGTTCGCCGCACAAGGTGCATGgttattttatgcatatttgttagaatttaaatgccgagaaatatttattctaatcTGGCTGAAAggtattgttttcttttgcgcaaacatttttatcttggTACAACTTATAAAAAGTTACTCGCCCGAATATCGATTTGGAATAATCGATTATCCTTGtggtgtaaaaaataaataa
- the LOC106708028 gene encoding mitochondrial import inner membrane translocase subunit Tim10 — MAVPQLDPAKLQLVQELEIEMMSDMYNRLVTTCHRKCIPLKYHEPELGKGESVCLDRCVAKYLDVHERIGKKLSNMSQGDSEDLTKINLQETKK; from the exons ATGGCAGTACCACAATTAGACCCGGCAAAGCTGCAATTGGTCCAGGAGTTGGAGATTGAGATGATGTCCGACATGTACAATCGTCTAGTAACCACCTGTCATCGAAAATGCATACCCTTGAAGTACCATGAACCGGAACTTG GGAAAGGTGAATCAGTCTGCTTGGATCGCTGTGTTGCGAAATATTTAGATGTTCACGAACGCATCggtaaaaaattgtcaaacaTGTCCCAAGGAGACTCTGAAGATCTTACCAAAATAAACTTGCAAGAAACCAAAAAATAG
- the LOC106708031 gene encoding uncharacterized protein LOC106708031 yields MESVIKARERLAKYPLIFAKCSKQSALYARCVLLKEEVKKDDCAQEFKEFYTCLQSAAKELKTRI; encoded by the coding sequence ATGGAATCAGTTATAAAAGCGCGTGAACGTTTGGCAAAATATCCTTTAATATTCGCCAAGTGTTCCAAACAAAGTGCATTGTATGCGCGTTGTGTATTACTTAAAGAGGAAGTAAAAAAGGACGATTGTGCTCAAGAGTTCAAAGAATTCTATACCTGCTTACAATCCGCAGCGAAAGAATTAAAAACgagaatttaa
- the LOC106708011 gene encoding mitochondrial import receptor subunit TOM20 homolog, producing MNLLNTQNLINMEITRATLGIAVGIAGTLFLGYCVYFDQQRRKDPLFKKKLRERRQKAQQNASRSRTLGGPLPDMSDHEAMQRFFLQQIQLGEELLAAGDLEAGVEHLGQAVTVCGQTQQLLSVLQQTMPAPIFHMLLKKLPEVSERLRASMKANSSSLHEDDVE from the exons ATGAATCTACTAAATAcccaaaatttaattaatatggaaATTACTCGCGCTACCCTTGGAATCGCAGTCGGTATCGCCGGAACACTATTTCTAGGCTATTGTGTTTACTTCGATCAACAGAGACGAAAGGATCCTCTGTTCAAAAAGAAGTTGAGGGAac GACGACAGAAGGCACAACAGAATGCATCACGATCTCGCACACTGGGTGGCCCACTGCCCGACATGAGTGATCACGAAGCCATGCAGAGATTCTTCTTGCAGCAG ATTCAGCTCGGTGAAGAGCTGCTGGCTGCAGGTGATCTGGAAGCGGGTGTTGAGCATCTCGGACAAGCTGTCACTGTATGCGGACAGACGCAGCAACTGTTGAGT GTACTTCAACAAACTATGCCAGCACCAATCTTCCACATGCTCCTCAAGAAGCTTCCAGAGGTTTCTGAACGTCTTCGTGCTTCAATGAAAGCTAACAGCAGTTCCTTGCATGAGGATGATGTGGAATAA
- the LOC106708029 gene encoding vacuolar protein sorting-associated protein 26B-like, translating to MSFFGFGQTADIEIVFDDADKRKVAEVKTDDGKKEKLLLYYDGETVSGRVNVTLRKPGSKLEHQGIKVELIGQIELFYDRGNHHEFISLVKELARPGDLLQHTSYPFEFANVEKPYEVYTGANVRLRYFLRATIVRRLTDVVKEVDIAVHTLCSYPDVLNSIKMEVGIEDCLHIEFEYNKAKYHLKDVIVGKIYFLLVRIKIKHMEISIIKRETTGTGPNTFTENETVAKYEIMDGAPVRGESIPIRVFLAGYDLTPTMRDINNKFSVRYYLNLVLMDTEDRRYFKQQEVTLWRKSDKSRLPLHNPHLPQTLSHPPSMPTQRQHSVSSEENSARGVLPSIPENAMQRSVSPPMPDVSKQNGPAEMEQESPDITNQLSNTHIQANEVTKSVTSDNIERSDTPTERVADKQEILEKPLVAEKPQVAEKPQVAEKPQISEKPQVAEKPQIAEKPQIAEKPQLEKPVVSQPAPVEADPSQ from the coding sequence ATGAGTTTTTTCGGGTTCGGTCAGACGGCTGATATCGAAATCGTGTTCGATGATGCTGACAAACGAAAAGTTGCCGAAGTGAAAACGGATGATGGTAAAAAAGAGAAGTTATTGCTGTATTACGACGGCGAAACCGTATCCGGACGTGTTAATGTCACTTTACGGAAACCCGGTTCGAAATTGGAGCATCAAGGAATTAAAGTAGAGCTCATAGGTCAAATTGAATTATTCTACGACAGAGGGAATCATCACGAATTCATATCATTAGTAAAGGAGCTAGCGAGGCCAGGAGATTTGCTTCAGCACACATCGTATCCATTTGAGTTTGCCAATGTCGAAAAACCTTACGAAGTATATACTGGTGCTAATGTAAGACTAAGGTATTTTCTTCGAGCTACTATTGTTCGGCGGCTCACAGACGTTGTAAAGGAAGTTGACATCGCAGTTCATACTCTGTGCAGCTACCCTGATGTTTTGAACTCTATAAAAATGGAAGTAGGCATTGAGGATTGTCTACATATAGAGTTTGAGTACAACAAGGCTAAATATCATTTGAAAGATGTCATTGTAGgcaaaatttactttttattggtgcgcatcaaaattaaacacatgGAAATATCTATAATTAAAAGAGAAACAACAGGTACCGGTCCAAATACATTTACAGAAAATGAGACAGTagcaaaatatgaaataatggATGGTGCACCGGTGAGGGGAGAGAGTATTCCAATAAGGGTATTCCTAGCAGGGTATGACTTGACACCTACCATGAgagatataaacaataaattctcAGTAAGATACTACCTTAATCTTGTTCTAATGGACACAGAAGACCGTCGATACTTTAAACAGCAAGAAGTTACACTTTGGAGGAAGAGTGATAAATCTAGATTACCATTGCACAATCCACATCTTCCACAGACATTGTCTCACCCACCAAGCATGCCTACGCAGAGACAACATAGTGTGTCAAGTGAAGAAAATTCTGCAAGGGGAGTTTTACCTTCGATTCCAGAAAATGCTATGCAACGATCAGTCTCTCCACCAATGCCAGATGTTAGCAAGCAGAATGGCCCCGCTGAAATGGAACAGGAAAGCCCAGATATAACAAACCAGTTATCTAACACACATATCCAAGCCAATGAAGTAACTAAGTCAGTGACATCTGATAATATTGAACGCTCTGACACACCCACTGAAAGAGTAGCTGATAAACAAGAAATACTTGAAAAGCCATTGGTAGCAGAAAAACCACAGGTTGCAGAAAAACCACAGGTTGCAGAAAAACCTCAGATTTCAGAAAAACCTCAAGTTGCAGAAAAACCTCAGATTGCTGAGAAGCCTCAAATTGCCGAAAAGCCACAATTGGAGAAGCCAGTTGTAAGCCAGCCTGCACCTGTTGAAGCAGATCCAAGTCAATAG